A genomic window from Tolypothrix sp. PCC 7910 includes:
- a CDS encoding cupin domain-containing protein: MQNNSLPKPTIEYWHVWTDNDGISHQSRCQIEDFMEKGIAPDTSPQWLSNLKQSGATITFTVLPVGWVGNWHENPKPQWIIPLSGRWFVETMDGQRVEMGEGEISFGEDQGTKTDAQGHKGHLSGTVGDAPAVLIMVQFEEAPTIDQSCRFR; the protein is encoded by the coding sequence GTGCAGAATAACTCATTACCCAAACCAACAATTGAATACTGGCACGTCTGGACTGACAACGACGGTATAAGTCACCAATCCCGTTGTCAAATTGAAGACTTCATGGAAAAAGGTATAGCTCCGGATACCTCACCGCAGTGGCTTTCTAATTTGAAGCAGTCCGGTGCTACCATCACCTTTACCGTCCTACCCGTAGGATGGGTTGGTAACTGGCATGAAAACCCAAAACCCCAGTGGATCATACCTTTGTCGGGACGCTGGTTTGTGGAGACTATGGACGGACAACGAGTCGAGATGGGGGAAGGCGAAATTTCCTTTGGAGAAGATCAGGGTACGAAAACAGACGCGCAAGGTCATAAAGGTCACTTATCTGGAACAGTAGGCGATGCACCAGCTGTTTTAATAATGGTGCAATTTGAAGAGGCTCCAACTATAGACCAATCTTGTCGATTTAGGTAA